In a genomic window of Erinaceus europaeus chromosome 12, mEriEur2.1, whole genome shotgun sequence:
- the BIRC5 gene encoding baculoviral IAP repeat-containing protein 5 isoform X2, whose protein sequence is MGAPTLPPAWQLYLKDHRISTFKNWPFQEGCACTPERMAEAGFIHCPTENEPDLAQCFFCFKELEGWEPDDDPIEEHKKHSSGCAFLSVKKKIEELTLSEFLKLDKERAKNKITKETNNKQKEFEEMAKKVRCTIEQLAALD, encoded by the exons ATGGGAGCTCCGACGTTGCCCCCCGCCTGGCAGCTCTACCTCAAGGACCACCGCATCTCTACGTTCAAAAATTGGCCCTTCCAAGAGGGCTGCGCCTGCACACCGGAACGG ATGGCCGAGGCCGGTTTCATTCACTGCCCCACCGAGAACGAACCCGACTTGGCCCAGTGCTTCTTCTGCTTCAAGGAGCTGGAAGGCTGGGAGCCGGATGACGACCCCAT AGAGGAACATAAAAAGCATTCATCTGGGTGTGCTTTCctttctgtcaaaaagaaaattgaagaatTAACCCTCAGTGAATTTCTGAAGCTGGACAAAGAAAGAGCCAAGAACAAAATT ACCAAAGAAACCAACAACAAGCAGAAAGAATTTGAAGAAATGGCAAAGAAAGTCCGCTGCACCATTGAGCAGCTGGCTGCCCTGGACTGA
- the AFMID gene encoding kynurenine formamidase isoform X1 — translation MELPSCVREGEAPWKKMSKEELQTQYSPSKWAIHREAEETLKTFSQIGEQATKKARASRKNLLGVAYGDHEAEKLDIYFPMGESEVWPLFMFIHGGYWQSGSKDQSAFVVNPLTGQKVAVVIVGYDIAPKGTLDLMVDQVTRSISFLQKQFPRNEGIYLCGHSAGAHLATMMLLTDWTKQEVTPNLKGLFLVSGIYDLEPIIHTTMNESLSLTLEAAQRNSPQLLLEATQTQPGDPAAQVLVIVGQQDSPEFKRQSKNFYKMLLQKGWNASFEEFQDVDHFEIVWNLTREDFELTQVILKTIFQES, via the exons GAGCTGCAGACCCAGTACAGCCCCAGCAAATGGGCCATCCACCGAGAAGCAGAGGAGACCCTGAAGACCTTTTCACAGATAGGAGAGCAGG CCACCAAGAAGGCCCGGGCTAGCAGGAAGAACCTGCTGGGGGTGGCCTATGGAGACCATGAAGCGGAGAAGCTGGACATCTACTTTCCCATGGGAGAGTCTGAAG TCTGGCCTCTCTTTATGTTTATCCATGGAGGATACTGGCAGAGTGGCAG TAAAGACCAATCGGCCTTCGTGGTCAACCCACTGACAGGACAGAAAGTGGCCGTGGTGATAGTTGGTTATGACATTGCCCCCAAAG GCACCCTGGACCTCATGGTTGACCAAGTGACCCGCAGCATCTCGTTTTTGCAGAAACAATTTCCACGCAATGA AGGCATTTACCTGTGTGGACACTCTGCTGGGGCCCACCTGGCCACCATGATGCTCCTGACCGACTGGACCAAGCAGGAAGTCACCCCCAATCTCAAAG GCCTTTTCCTCGTGAGTGGCATCTACGACCTGGAGCCCATCATACACACCACGATGAATGAGTCACTTTCCTTGACCCT GGAGGCTGCTCAGAGGAACAGCCCACAGCTGCTGCTGGAGGCAACCCAGACCCAGCCCGGGGACCCAGCCGCCCAGGTACTAGTGATCGTGGGCCAGCAAGACTCCCCTGAATTCAAACGGCAGTCCAAGAACTTTTATAAG ATGTTGCTCCAGAAAGGCTGGAATGCCTCCTTTGAAGAGTTTCAGGATGTGGATCACTTTGAGATTGTTTGGAACCTCACCAGGGAGGACTTTGAGCTCACCCAG GTTATTTTGAAAACAATCTTCCAGGAGTCATGA
- the BIRC5 gene encoding baculoviral IAP repeat-containing protein 5 isoform X1, translating to MGAPTLPPAWQLYLKDHRISTFKNWPFQEGCACTPERMAEAGFIHCPTENEPDLAQCFFCFKELEGWEPDDDPIEEHKKHSSGCAFLSVKKKIEELTLSEFLKLDKERAKNKIKYCRPGARRKGSGFSTHGTKRKDWHKDPGSSPCSPPAGG from the exons ATGGGAGCTCCGACGTTGCCCCCCGCCTGGCAGCTCTACCTCAAGGACCACCGCATCTCTACGTTCAAAAATTGGCCCTTCCAAGAGGGCTGCGCCTGCACACCGGAACGG ATGGCCGAGGCCGGTTTCATTCACTGCCCCACCGAGAACGAACCCGACTTGGCCCAGTGCTTCTTCTGCTTCAAGGAGCTGGAAGGCTGGGAGCCGGATGACGACCCCAT AGAGGAACATAAAAAGCATTCATCTGGGTGTGCTTTCctttctgtcaaaaagaaaattgaagaatTAACCCTCAGTGAATTTCTGAAGCTGGACAAAGAAAGAGCCAAGAACAAAATT AAATACTGCAGACCAGGGGCCAGGAGGAAGGGCagtgggttcagcacacatggcacgaagcgcaaggactggcataaggatcccggttcaagcccttgctccccacctgcagggggctag
- the BIRC5 gene encoding baculoviral IAP repeat-containing protein 5 isoform X3, with translation MGAPTLPPAWQLYLKDHRISTFKNWPFQEGCACTPERMAEAGFIHCPTENEPDLAQCFFCFKELEGWEPDDDPIPKKPTTSRKNLKKWQRKSAAPLSSWLPWTDAPGHTSCPEWKAAMPRHIPRCC, from the exons ATGGGAGCTCCGACGTTGCCCCCCGCCTGGCAGCTCTACCTCAAGGACCACCGCATCTCTACGTTCAAAAATTGGCCCTTCCAAGAGGGCTGCGCCTGCACACCGGAACGG ATGGCCGAGGCCGGTTTCATTCACTGCCCCACCGAGAACGAACCCGACTTGGCCCAGTGCTTCTTCTGCTTCAAGGAGCTGGAAGGCTGGGAGCCGGATGACGACCCCAT ACCAAAGAAACCAACAACAAGCAGAAAGAATTTGAAGAAATGGCAAAGAAAGTCCGCTGCACCATTGAGCAGCTGGCTGCCCTGGACTGATGCCCCTGGCCACACTTCCTGTCCCGAGTGGAAAGCAGCAATGCCAAGGCACATCCCCCGGTGTTGCTGA
- the AFMID gene encoding kynurenine formamidase isoform X2, whose amino-acid sequence MELPSCVREGEAPWKKMSKEELQTQYSPSKWAIHREAEETLKTFSQIGEQATKKARASRKNLLGVAYGDHEAEKLDIYFPMGESEVWPLFMFIHGGYWQSGSKDQSAFVVNPLTGQKVAVVIVGYDIAPKGTLDLMVDQVTRSISFLQKQFPRNEGIYLCGHSAGAHLATMMLLTDWTKQEVTPNLKGLFLVSGIYDLEPIIHTTMNESLSLTLEAAQRNSPQLLLEATQTQPGDPAAQVLVIVGQQDSPEFKRQSKNFYKMLLQKGWNASFEEFQDVDHFEIVWNLTREDFELTQEVWSTTDPAQ is encoded by the exons GAGCTGCAGACCCAGTACAGCCCCAGCAAATGGGCCATCCACCGAGAAGCAGAGGAGACCCTGAAGACCTTTTCACAGATAGGAGAGCAGG CCACCAAGAAGGCCCGGGCTAGCAGGAAGAACCTGCTGGGGGTGGCCTATGGAGACCATGAAGCGGAGAAGCTGGACATCTACTTTCCCATGGGAGAGTCTGAAG TCTGGCCTCTCTTTATGTTTATCCATGGAGGATACTGGCAGAGTGGCAG TAAAGACCAATCGGCCTTCGTGGTCAACCCACTGACAGGACAGAAAGTGGCCGTGGTGATAGTTGGTTATGACATTGCCCCCAAAG GCACCCTGGACCTCATGGTTGACCAAGTGACCCGCAGCATCTCGTTTTTGCAGAAACAATTTCCACGCAATGA AGGCATTTACCTGTGTGGACACTCTGCTGGGGCCCACCTGGCCACCATGATGCTCCTGACCGACTGGACCAAGCAGGAAGTCACCCCCAATCTCAAAG GCCTTTTCCTCGTGAGTGGCATCTACGACCTGGAGCCCATCATACACACCACGATGAATGAGTCACTTTCCTTGACCCT GGAGGCTGCTCAGAGGAACAGCCCACAGCTGCTGCTGGAGGCAACCCAGACCCAGCCCGGGGACCCAGCCGCCCAGGTACTAGTGATCGTGGGCCAGCAAGACTCCCCTGAATTCAAACGGCAGTCCAAGAACTTTTATAAG ATGTTGCTCCAGAAAGGCTGGAATGCCTCCTTTGAAGAGTTTCAGGATGTGGATCACTTTGAGATTGTTTGGAACCTCACCAGGGAGGACTTTGAGCTCACCCAG GAAGTTTGGAGTACGACCGATCCCGCCCAGTAA